DNA from Daucus carota subsp. sativus chromosome 1, DH1 v3.0, whole genome shotgun sequence:
AACACTGAAAACATACAAGCAACTGGAATTATTGCTGTATTTTGACATATACATTACAAACTGATAAAGGAAAAGAAGCCTGGAagaaactatatatataaaaaactctcactcacttctcaaataaaataattaaaaaatatggaaAAATATTTGTACCAACAATCCCTACTTCATATTTCCAGTCTTCCGTTTAGCTTCTGAAGCAATTGCCTGCCTCCCTGCTCGCACTGGAGTGGTTTTATTCCCACTTCCCATTTTCCGTGAAGGTGGTGAAGGCCTGACTTTAGGAATCATACTCTTGCTGCAAGAATTCAGAATCAAAGTGATTAGATTAACATGTCAATGATGCATGTTATATATGCAGATGCAAACATCAGTCCATTTTACCTTAATTCGGGGCTTTTCCCTGGATTCGGGCTAGGCTTTTGAATCTTTGACCCAATTCCACTTGCTAAATTGGATAGTTTGGAATGGTTGTATTGCCAAAGCAAATCTGGTTCAGACGAATCACTAGTAGCAGCATCAAGCTCATCTAAATCGTCTGCAGTAGCAATATCGAACTGGTTGTTTGAAGGGAACATGTTATATGACTGCTCCGGGTATGATTTTGAGGAATCTGACAAATACTTGTGGTAGAATACGTCACCAATGTTGCCATCTGCTTCCCAGCATCCCAAAGGCTTTTCAACTCTCCTTGCAGCATCTTGCTTGTTTACCATTACCTTGTCTACCCAGTCACCTGATCCGGCATCTTTATCTTCCTCTCCGTAATGCTGACCAGGACTACTGACTGGAGGCCATGGTGGGGAATTTCCTAATAGTTCGTCTAGATCAAAGCTTTGACTCTTTTGTCTAGTTGAAGAATTTTTCCGGATCTATACAAGAAACATCAAGTCTTAAATGACCTTTTCTTTTAGGTAAATATAAATGACCTTTTGTTTAAACCTAAAAAACATGTAATCCACAAAATGTAGTGCATATACTAACAGCAAATAGTACTTAATAGCAGTAAAAGAAAGAACAGAGGTTTAGACCAATACACCTGTGTATAAGACACCAAGGTTTGCCACTAATTAGCTATGTTTAAGCATGACTATATGAATGTTGAACGTTGATAGGTCAGAAGCTTTTAGGAAATATTAACCCATGCATACAGACTACCTGTGCTGCTGTGCACAGACATTGCATGACACAATCTGTATAATAGAATTGATGTTATGACAATAGATGTGAAGCATTTCTGAAGTTTAAACAGCAGCACTCATACTAGTAGAAATTACTATTTCACAACTTGAGTGAACTTCAGGTTAACACTCAATAGTCAATAGTACTTCACAACCTCATTTCATAAAGACAACACAATTGAAATCACTATCTCCATAAAAAAGCATAAATACAATAAAAACCCTATCTtaaaaattgtcatataaaagaaaatactgATGATTTAGTTCAATTATAATATGGTAGCATCTCACTTGTGCTgtcattctttctttctttttttggcAAGTACACATGCTGTCATTCTAAATGTTAAAAACAGTCTAGATTTTTCTATTCATAGATTATCTATATATCAACATACATGCAGTTGAAATGATTATCATTGACATTTGCATTTCAGAACATGTAAGGAAGATGGCTAGAATTTCAACTACCACTATTTGTCATCCCAGATTCCTTATCACATTGAGCACTTAAAGAGAGATCATATTTAGCAACATGTTGCAAGTAAATGAACTCAGGTTGTATGATCAATAAAAAGGACAACTACTTAAACTGAGATGTACCTCTATATTGCCTACTTCCTCCATTGGTTTtctttggttgtttgaattagAGAACACGTCTCCCCGCTTGTTGGATTGGAAAGGGGATGACATGCTACACGGGCTTCCCGACATCACACTTTGAACATGTTCTGGTTCTCTCTCTTTCCGTGCCAAGGCTGCTTTAAGACTTGCAATCTATcacaataataaaattctttatCCAACATCATGCATGACCAGTGAGAATGTAATCAACTTATGTGGTAACCCCCAAATTGGAAGTAAGGTAATTGAAAGAGGGCAATACCTGTTCTTTAAGTTCTTTAACATCTGAAGTATCTTTGTTCACTCGTGCAGCACCAAGTTCTACTGTGGCAACCCGCTCCGCAAATTTAAGAGTACTGATTGTTTCTCCAACAGCATCTAGTTCAGGGCTTATGTGAACAAACATAAGTGTCTTAGCTTGCCCACCTAAAATAAAGTTACAACAGTGAGAAATATGTAGAAGTAGGAAAAATGTGAGAACTAGGCTTGAATTTACGCAGCTATAAGCATAGTTCCTTACCAAGTGAATCTTGGAGCAATTGGGTTAGTTTGCTATTTCTGTAAGGAACATGTGAATTTTTTTGTGCAAGGGAAGCTATTACATCGCCTAATGCCGAAAGAGACTTATTAATATGTTGTGCTTCTTTCAATCTGTCTCCCGTCACTTCAGATTTGTCCACCCTCTCACTTCCAGCCAGATCAACCAGATGCATACATCCACGAAGAACAGCTCCAGATGTCAAATCTTTTCCTTGGACATGGACAGTTAAACAACTGCATCATAACGAATATATATGAACATATGTGGACTAAAGTAATACTTCAAAGACAATTCGAATAATACTATACCTATGAGAGCGACTGCTGCGATCATTGAGGGCTGTTGCACCAACTGCCCTATTTCTTTGTCCTACGTTCATAAGATCAATCACGTCCGAAGGTGTGGTGACATGAAGTAGGCTTGCATCAGGAACATTAAGACCAGTCTGGGAGCTGTTGCGAATTTCTAATGTTTTAAATAGTTAAGAAAGAACCTTGTCCAATATTTCAATTTGCTGAAGTTACACTttgtgatatataaaaatactttaTAAAATCGAAAATTTAATGTAGTGTAGGATATCTTTTATTGAATCCATCTGCGACTAAGAGGTCTCTAACTTGTTCATTATAAATTTCGATCATCTGGACAGAAACATCATATTGGAAGGTGTCTCTTCTTTGCTCAGCAAGAAGAAACAAATCACTTAATGCGCGGTAATTAACCCCTAGAGTATCCTCAGTTAGATCCCTAGGTCCAGTCTgaaacaagaaaaagaaagaaactcAACAATAGCATTTATTAAGCATAAGAATCATTAAGGAATCATCTGGATATCTCACCATTGTATATGTTTTCCCTGAACCAGTCTGACCGTAGGCAAATATACAAACATTGTAACCATCAAGAACTGAACGTATTAATGGCCTAGTATCTGAGAATACCTCTCCTGCCataaggaaaataaagaaagaagacaaCAATTAAGAAGTTAATCTGAAATTATAATGCGTATCTCTAACCAATATAGTTTAGAAgcctaaaaaaattattttattgcaGATTGGTAGTAGGGCATTATCTTATTAAACACTTTAGTGGATGAATATTCAATGCAATTTGATGGCAAAGATTGCTTTTGGTGATTAGCCGAAAGAAGAAAGTGATATCCGGCCATCTAAATTGTGGAAATAAAAATCCGGCCACCAAAGTGATATAGTAGGTAAAGTTGAGCCAGGAGTTAGCAATTTACTATAGACAAATATAACCAGGGACGGAATGAAGGGGGCGCATGGGGTGGCCATGGTCCCCCCAAAACCTCCCCCAAGAGcttaaattaattctattttgagtataaaatatgataatatgatCATTCCCCCCTCCCCCCTAAAAATCTCCCAAAAAGcttgtatttatttaattttgagtATAGAAATTGCTTTTAGAGTTCGTTTGGTCCCCCATAAATTAACAAAATCTTGATGGTCCCTTCAAACATATATAGAAATTTCATGTAAATATGGATTTTATGCATACAACTTCGTAAACTTGTCAATAAATCTAGATTGTCGGAatgtattttttgtttaaaatattttcaccCCTTCAAATTATTTTTCTGGTTCCGTCTCTGAATATAACTAACCTTGCGTTGCACGGGGTCCATATACTTTGTTGAAGTTGAAGGATCGATGTCCTTTTCCATGTCTTGACGGAGCACTAATGGTTATCACTCCTTCTTCAATCTGATCCACTGTACTTGTATAGTTTGCCTGATCTCCTAAGAAGGGTCTAACTCGACAATATACCCTAATATTTCctaattaaacataaaaaaaaaaacaaagattaGATTTAATTTAGAAGCTAGACATTGACGTACCAGCATGACTTCAGTACCTTTAAGGTCTTGTACTTGATTATAAAGTTTGCGGTTTTCAAGGAGCACTTTATGATATCCGGAAGCAGCATGTGCCAGACCATGAATGTGCATACCTTCAAGAATATAGAACGTATTAGACACAATATTTCTATCATCCATACCGAAACCTTAATTAAGAGGCTTTTATATCTTTCTAAAAATGATccacaaaaataattaaacaactGACCAAGATTTTGCATCTCTTCATGAAACTTCATTTGCATATATTGCATGCCAGCTTTTGTAGTAGAAAGAGTTTGTTTAAGCTCCTGCAAGAATATTAATCAGCTTTATATAGGTTGCACAATCACAaaatatatttgtcaaaaagAGAAGTGACTGAAGGAACAGATATAGTTTACCTTTATGTCTCTATGTTGCTCGTCAACGATCATCACTTGTTTCATGGATCTTCTCTTTGATTCCTCATCAGAGACATAGTTGCTGGTAAAACACTGCTCTTTCTTTCGCTGAGCAGCATTTCTGTCTTCAATCTTAATTTGCggcagaaaaagaaagaaacatCAGTTTATTTCAATAATGCATCACGTTGTTTTCTTAGGCGATTACTATCTCACATATTCTGGTGATACTTTACTAAATCTAGTACCAGTGAAAATGTTTACCTTCAGTTTTGAGTCACCTGAATTCTGTTTCTGCAAAACCTTGTTTCCATGCAAACAAGCGGTATCCTTTGATGATGTTTTCTTCTGCaagataaataagaaaaatgttTCAGCCATTTAAAGAAAACTAGCCTTGGATGGCATGTTAAAACTTACAGAAGTATTTGGTGGTCTTTTAAGCGTTTAAGTTTTTTAAGATTATGTCGCTATTTGAAATAAGCAGCTAATAAGATGATAAATACAGAAGATAGCAAGTAAGCATACCACTTCAAGTTGGTTTGCAATTCGATGTTCAAATTCCTCCATAACTTTAGTCAGCACAGATTCTACGAGCTGTTACAAGCATTCAAAGATAAAGTTTAGAGAAACCAAGATTGAGACAACAAAAGTCCAAACACCCATGAATTTAGAGCATATAGTACCCCCTTAAGTTTGGGCGTTAGTCATGTGGAAGTTTCCGAAGTTTCTTAAGATCTATATTCAATCTGTAATATGTAAACTTGAGATATTTTGTATTTCATATCCACACAAGTTTATCTTCTTCAAACTGCCTAACCGGGAACCTCAAAAACAGGTAAAATGTTTCACAAAGATTCACAAGGGAGTTCTTTTGTAAAAAGAATAGCACCGGACACGTTTATACTTACACTGGGAACTTCTTCAGCCTTTTTATCCAATAGAACTGCTCGAACAAGCATACTTAGGGGTGAAGAGTGCTGCATATGAGAATATAAACAAGAAATAACTATCCATGAACGCATTAAAGTATGGCCCAACTAGAGATGCAATATTTAGTCAGTTCACGAACCAATGTACTAGAGTCATTATCGGGACAGAGGTTACTCAAAGTCTTTTCATTCATCGATATATTCCTTGACAAAGAATTGGTAAATGGCTCCGAATTTTTGCG
Protein-coding regions in this window:
- the LOC108205297 gene encoding kinesin-like protein KIN-14I; protein product: MASEGEELSFSMASVVESVLQQHGVRSRDLDLDSRRAEEAAMRRYEAAAWLRKMVGVVGARDLPAEPSEEEFRIGLRSGLILCNVLNKIQPGAVPKVVESLCDSAQIADGAALSAYQYFENVRNFLVSVQDMGLPTFEASDLEQGGKSARIVNCVLALKSYSDWKQAGGNGVWKFGGNVKLTTPMRNHVRKNSEPFTNSLSRNISMNEKTLSNLCPDNDSSTLHSSPLSMLVRAVLLDKKAEEVPSLVESVLTKVMEEFEHRIANQLEVKKTSSKDTACLHGNKVLQKQNSGDSKLKIEDRNAAQRKKEQCFTSNYVSDEESKRRSMKQVMIVDEQHRDIKELKQTLSTTKAGMQYMQMKFHEEMQNLGMHIHGLAHAASGYHKVLLENRKLYNQVQDLKGNIRVYCRVRPFLGDQANYTSTVDQIEEGVITISAPSRHGKGHRSFNFNKVYGPRATQGEVFSDTRPLIRSVLDGYNVCIFAYGQTGSGKTYTMTGPRDLTEDTLGVNYRALSDLFLLAEQRRDTFQYDVSVQMIEIYNEQVRDLLVADGFNKRLEIRNSSQTGLNVPDASLLHVTTPSDVIDLMNVGQRNRAVGATALNDRSSRSHSCLTVHVQGKDLTSGAVLRGCMHLVDLAGSERVDKSEVTGDRLKEAQHINKSLSALGDVIASLAQKNSHVPYRNSKLTQLLQDSLGGQAKTLMFVHISPELDAVGETISTLKFAERVATVELGAARVNKDTSDVKELKEQIASLKAALARKEREPEHVQSVMSGSPCSMSSPFQSNKRGDVFSNSNNQRKPMEEVGNIEIRKNSSTRQKSQSFDLDELLGNSPPWPPVSSPGQHYGEEDKDAGSGDWVDKVMVNKQDAARRVEKPLGCWEADGNIGDVFYHKYLSDSSKSYPEQSYNMFPSNNQFDIATADDLDELDAATSDSSEPDLLWQYNHSKLSNLASGIGSKIQKPSPNPGKSPELSKSMIPKVRPSPPSRKMGSGNKTTPVRAGRQAIASEAKRKTGNMK